A genomic region of Prionailurus bengalensis isolate Pbe53 chromosome D1, Fcat_Pben_1.1_paternal_pri, whole genome shotgun sequence contains the following coding sequences:
- the SC5D gene encoding lathosterol oxidase, with product MDLVLSAADYYFFTPYIYPASWPEDDIFRQTISLLIVTNLGAYILYFFFATLSYYFVFDHSLMKHPQFLKNQVYREITFTVQSLPWISIPTVALFLLELRGYSKLYDDIGEFPSGWFRLIVSILSFLFFTDMLIYWIHRGLHHRLVYKRIHKPHHLWKIPTPFASHAFHPVDGFLQSLPYHIYPFIFPLHKVVYLGLYILVNIWTISIHDGDFRVPHILRPFINGSAHHTDHHMFFDYNYGQYFTLWDRIGGSFKNPSSFEGKGPLSYVKKMTEEKWNSHAENGCKNGKLFSGELTKTE from the exons ATGGATCTTGTACTCAGTGCtgcagattattatttttttacgcCGTACATCTACCCAGCCTCGTGGCCCGAGGACGACATCTTCCGACAAACTATTAGTCTCCTAATTGTTACAAATCTTGGCGCTTatatcctttatttcttctttgcaaCACTGAGctattattttgtctttgatcATTCATTAATGAAGCATCCACAGTTTTTAAAG AATCAAGTCTATAGAGAGATTACGTTTACTGTGCAGTCATTGCCGTGGATTAGTATTCCCACTGTTGCATTGTTCCTGCTAGAGTTGAGAGGTTACAGCAAATTATATGATGACATAGGAGAGTTTCCAAGTG GCTGGTTTCGGCTCATTGTTAGTATACTGTCCTTCCTCTTTTTCACTGACATGCTGATCTACTGGATTCACAGAGGCCTTCATCATAGACTTGTGTATAAG CGCATACACAAACCTCATCATCTCTGGAAGATTCCTACTCCATTTGCAAGTCATGCTTTTCACCCCGTGGATGGCTTCCTTCAGAGTCTACCTTACCATATATACCCTTTTATCTTTCCACTACACAAGGTGGTTTACTTAGGCTTGTACATCCTGGTCAATATCTGGACGATTTCCATTCATGATGGTGATTTCCGTGTTCCCCACATTTTAAGGCCATTTATTAATGGCTCAGCCCATCATACAGACCACCACATGTTCTTTGACTATAACTATGGACAGTATTTCACCTTGTGGGATAGAATTGGAGGCTCATTCAAAAATCCTTCCTCCTTTGAAGGGAAGGGACCACTTAGTTACGTGAAGAAGAtgacagaagaaaaatggaacagCCACGCAGAAAACGgttgtaaaaatggaaaattattcagtgGAGAGCTTACAAAGACTGAGTAG